In a single window of the Botrytis cinerea B05.10 chromosome 10, complete sequence genome:
- the Bcstb3 gene encoding Bcstb3: protein MASVAISARKIPTPFGRDSLTAVAARSVPATNGHPLPTPPNSISPNLPPHVTKSFGTRSPLPQLNLEHVESDLDLQDGSGNEGTSDIGSPGLDTTGAITPSLLAKHHLPEILLDHGPLAIRHIMGYLTTSVPGFSGIPPAKARRLVVGALEGRGNGGEAGGVKGNVLFEKVGWGRWDARLKGHPARMGRAFGNSPPPSLPDTYPIGMPIANNQGWSFTRTRLNEPGSSWAGDSAFFSHGDDVSMPDEADKMSLDGDESGSSSSEVGDDVMMEDDPNDVTDEEDWAAVGAAALRAASYSASGPFTSGPLPQVFNSHVYRGGLRSVVGQSAPTPARTHTPNGFTALNMASADSQEREAIEALLRLGSV, encoded by the coding sequence ATGGCTTCAGTAGCTATCTCTGCTCGCAAGATCCCAACACCATTCGGTCGAGACAGCTTAACTGCTGTAGCGGCTCGAAGTGTTCCTGCTACCAATGGCCACCCTCTTCCTACTCCCCCGAACTCTATTTCTCCAAACCTACCTCCGCATGTTACCAAGTCTTTTGGCACGCGTTCGCCACTGCCCCAACTCAATTTGGAGCATGTTGAATCCGACCTAGACTTACAGGACGGAAGTGGAAATGAAGGAACATCGGATATCGGATCGCCAGGATTGGATACCACTGGTGCTATTACTCCTAGTTTATTGGCTAAACACCATCTTCCCGAAATTCTGTTGGATCATGGCCCACTTGCGATCCGGCACATCATGGGCTATCTTACTACTTCAGTCCCCGGCTTTTCTGGAATTCCTCCCGCGAAAGCTAGAAGACTTGTTGTGGGCGCTTTGGAGGGACGTGGCAATGGCGGTGAGGCTGGCGGTGTAAAAGGAAATGTGTTGTTCGAGAAAGTGGGTTGGGGCCGATGGGACGCGAGACTAAAGGGGCATCCGGCAAGAATGGGTCGAGCTTTTGGGAACTCACCACCACCGAGCTTACCAGATACCTATCCGATTGGGATGCCAATCGCCAACAACCAAGGGTGGTCATTTACGCGAACACGTCTTAATGAACCAGGGTCAAGTTGGGCGGGGGATTCGGCATTTTTCTCTCACGGAGATGATGTCTCGATGCCTGATGAGGCCGACAAAATGTCCTTAGATGGCGATGAGTCGGgttcttcctcatctgaGGTTGGAGACGACGTGATGATGGAGGATGACCCAAACGATGTAACAGATGAAGAGGACTGGGCAGCTGTTGGAGCCGCTGCATTGCGAGCAGCTTCTTACTCGGCATCTGGTCCCTTCACCTCTGGACCACTTCCACAAGTTTTCAATTCTCATGTATATAGGGGAGGGTTGCGTTCTGTTGTTGGACAATCAGCTCCAACACCAGCACGAACTCACACCCCTAACGGTTTCACAGCTTTGAACATGGCTTCTGCAGATTCTCAAGAACGAGAAGCCATCGAAGCACTTTTACGACTTGGTTCTGTATAG
- the Bctop3 gene encoding Bctop3 yields MAVKILCVAEKPSIAKAVANHLAGGSAQATNTRNKYIKNYSFTFDFGGQWGNCNAVMTSVLGHLTSLDVAPTHKGWTDPPPQELFFKARVIESVSEDKKDIAQNIEAQARDAKALFIWTDCDREGEHIGGEVRAQALKGNPRIEIKRARFSNIERAHVIQAAKNPVNLDQRQVDAVAARIELDLRIGYAFTRFQTTNLQKLGGPLATKMLSYGSCQFPTLGFVVDRYFKVKNFVPEPFWSIKVTHNRENMNVVFNWKRNRLFDRAVVIILFERCLAAKVAKVTKVQEKPTSKWKPLPLTTVELQKAASRWLNMNSQVAMTAAESLYTKGFISYPRTETDRFDKGMNLRALIEKQVQDNRWGPFAQNLVNGGFHWPREGRNDDKAHPPIHPVTYVASTALRPEEARVYEFVVRRFLACCSEDAKGQATDVELEYGEETFHTHGLVVLAKNYLDVYVYERWNSSTSLPKFTLGERFEPDEAMITDGKTTAPGFLTEPDLIALMDANGIGTDATMAEHIAKIKEREYVFTRPKVGGATARNNDDNTPAAGRGGRGGRGGRGGRGGRGGAAAADAGGRGGVEEFIPTTLGVALVEGYDSMEFEVSLSKPFLRKQMELKMKAICEGQNTRQNVVHESLTQYYRVFLDSTERLSVLKAACRKYVLSGGAGR; encoded by the exons ATGGCTGTAAAGATTCTTTGTGTTGCAGAGAAACCTTCTATTGCCAAAGCTGTGGCTAATCATTTGGCTGGGGGCAGTGCTCAAGCG ACAAACACTCGCAACAAATACATCAAGAATTACTCATTTACCTTCGATTTTGGTGGACAATGGGGTAATTGTAATGCGGTCATGACTTCGGTCTTAGGGCATCTTACCTCTCTTGATGTTGCTCCAACTCACAAAGGTTGGACTGACCCGCCACCCCAAGAACTCTTTTTCAAAGCCCGGGTTATTGAATCTGTTTCTGAG GATAAGAAAGATATTGCACAGAATATCGAGGCTCAGGCAAGAGATGCCAAGGCTCTTTTCATATGGACTGATTGCGATCGGGAGGGAGAACATATTGGTGGCGAAGTGAGAGCTCAAGCGCTTAAAGGCAACCCGCGAATCGAGATCAAGAGGGCAAGGTTCAGTAATATTGAGCGGGC ACATGTAATTCAAGCAGCTAAGAACCCAGTCAACTTAGACCAACGTCAAGTAGATGCTGTGGCTGCTCGTATAGAACTTGACCTAAGGATTGGGTATGCATTTACACGATTTCAGACAACCAACCTTCAAAAGTTAGGAGGGCCATTAGCAACAAAAATGTTGAGCTATG GTTCTTGTCAGTTTCCCACTCTTGGTTTCGTTGTTGATCGATATTTCAAAGTAAAGAACTTCGTACCCGAACCATTCTGGAGTATCAAGGTCACGCACAATCGAGAAAATATGAATGTCGTCTTCAATTGGAAGCGCAATCGTCTGTTTGACCGAGCGGTTGTAATCATATTGTTTGAGCGTTGTCTTGCTGCAAAGGTTGCCAAAGTCACCAAGGTACAGGAGAAACCGACTAGCAAGTGGAAGCCTCTTCCTTTAACAACCGTCGAGTTACAGAAAGCTGCTAGTCGCTGGCTAAACATGAACAGTCAGGTAGCTATGACTGCAGCAGAGAGTCTCTACACAAAAGGTTTTATTAGTTATCCAAGGACGGAGACTGATCGATTCGACAAAGGGATGAATTTGAGAGCGCTGATCGAAAAGCAAGTCCAAGATAATCGATGGGGACCGTTTGCTCAGAATTTGGTGAATGGGGGATTTCATTGGCCTCGAGAGGGCCGAAATGACGATAAGGCACACCCGCCTATTCATCCCGTGACATACGTTGCATCCACTGCTTTGAGACCAGAAGAAGCTCGGGTTTACGAATTTGTTGTTCGTAGGTTTCTAGCCTGTTGCTCAGAAGATGCTAAAGGACAGGCAACCGACGTGGAGCTTGAATACGGGGAGGAAACTTTTCACACGCATGGACTAGTTGTGCTGGCAAAAAACTATCTGGATGTTTACGTTTATGAGAGATGGAACAGCAGCACATCATTGCCAAAATTTACCCTTGGAGAAAGGTTTGAACCTGATGAAGCTATGATTACGGATGGGAAAACAACAGCCCCAGGATTTTTAACCGAACCTGATCTTATTGCTTTAATGGACGCAAATGGAATCGGTACTGATGCAACGATGGCCGAGCATATTGCTAAAATCAAAGAGCGTGAATACGTGTTTACGCGGCCTAAGGTAGGTGGGGCCACTGCCAGAAATAATGATGACAACACGCCAGCTGCAGGTCGAGGAGGACGTGGCGGACGCGGTGgaagaggtggaagaggaggtaGAGGGGGAGCTGCAGCTGCAGATGCGGGGGGCAGAGGTGGAGTGGAAGAGTTTATCCCGACCACACTTGGAGTTGCCCTAGTGGAAGGCTATGACAGCATGGAGTTTGAAGTCAGCCTCAGCAAACCATTTCTGAGAAAACAGATGGAGCTCAAGATGAAAGCCATTTGTGAAGGGCAGAATACGCGTCAGAATGTTGTTCATGAAAGTCTAACGCAATACTATCGGGTGTTTCTTGACTCCACGGAGAGATTGAGTGTCTTGAAAGCA GCATGTAGAAAATATGTACTTAGCGGTGGAGCTGGGCGTTAG